One Fusarium falciforme chromosome 12, complete sequence DNA window includes the following coding sequences:
- a CDS encoding Aldo-ket-red domain-containing protein, which translates to MIENSQHSQAPVPSFLYGTAEKTDESLILAALSAGYRALDCACQPGLYHEQVVGQAVATALSPTSQGGLGLRRGQLFIQTKFTTPAGHQPGLAPYLEGDAPEVKVKKSLEMSMSKLQVDYIDSLLLHGPMPTLEETLEIWAGMESVFGSKVRQLGISNVSLEQLEAIYDRATIKPSMVQNRFWRYNHFDSAVRSFCAEEKINYQAFWVLTGNPQLLDCSLVGWFAEKVGASREDGLFNLVLSLGQDGSQVSVLNGTTNPARMRRSLEIMEKVGDLPDVLRQGFKDELDELANAVGQGTA; encoded by the coding sequence ATGATCGAAAATTCCCAGCACTCTCAAGCACCAGTCCCATCTTTCCTCTATGGAACTGCGGAGAAGACAGATGAATCACTGATCCTCGCTGCTCTGAGCGCCGGCTACCGAGCTCTGGACTGTGCATGCCAGCCTGGCCTTTACCACGAACAGGTTGTTGGTCAAGCAGTCGCCACAGCACTCTCACCCACGTCCCAGGGAGGGCTGGGCTTGCGCCGTGGACAGCTCTTCATCCAAACAAAGTTTACCACACCTGCCGGCCATCAGCCAGGGCTGGCGCCCTACCTGGAAGGAGATGCCCCAGAGGTAAAGGTGAAAAAGAGCCTTGAAATGAGCATGAGCAAGCTGCAAGTCGATTACATTgactccctcctcctccatgggCCGATGCCGACATTGGAAGAGACACTCGAGATTTGGGCTGGAATGGAATCTGTCTTTGGCAGCAAAGTCCGCCAACTTGGAATTTCCAATGTCTCCCTGGAGCAACTCGAGGCGATTTACGATCGTGCAACTATTAAGCCCTCAATGGTGCAAAATAGGTTCTGGCGATATAACCACTTCGACTCCGCAGTGAGATCGTTCTGCGCAGAAGAGAAGATTAATTACCAGGCGTTTTGGGTGCTAACAGGAAATCCTCAGCTGCTGGATTGCAGCCTCGTCGGTTGGTTCGCTGAAAAGGTTGGGGCCTCAAGGGAGGATGGGCTCTTCAACCTCGTTCTATCGCTCGGGCAAGATGGGTCCCAAGTATCAGTCTTGAATGGTACAACCAATCCGGCAAGAATGCGTCGTAGCCTCGAGATTATGGAGAAGGTGGGAGATCTTCCAGATGTTTTGAGACAGGGCTTCAAGGATGAACTGGATGAACTGGCCAACGCAGTGGGACAGGGCACAGCGTGA
- a CDS encoding FAD-binding-2 domain-containing protein, with the protein MRALISLKPYAPSLNSTARLRWPITCVTTFQPRHLTTSTSDKKPDLIVVGSGIAGLSAAITAVEKGASVLVIERFHGGGTSALSGGVVYAGGGTRQQKEAGFEDTPENMLAYLRQEVGSAVDEATLRRFCDQSVENLEWLEKHGARFEASMCPYKTSYPTNKHYLYYSGSEKAYPFNEKATPIPRGHRMVHPGFSGSGLAQALLDSAKRLGIRLLPATKVEEVLLNGNGSVRGVKCRTIRHNSRLQKHKKLTQRALQYQLTVPPLAAMLHKRANAIFERESRIESIEAPSVVLAAGGFTFNPEMRQMYLPEFSGVAPLGTPADDGAGIKLGIVAGGSVSHMNRMSAWRFLYPPTALLEGVVVSQEGQRIGAEDVYGALLTKKMILNHESRGFLILDSAQWAKARKQIREQTASFVRLQRLHWLYWGYKRANSVQDLARKFNISEKGLARTVEEYNRAIERAERDPMNKMPDIRSPLLTPPFYGIDISATPNMGVQMVLGLTLGGLRVDGETGLVLNDKGGKIGGLYAAGRTAVGVCSDGYISGLSLAGGVFSGRRAGRHAIGRS; encoded by the coding sequence ATGAGGGCACTAATCTCCCTGAAGCCCTATGCGCCCTCCCTGAATAGCACTGCGCGGCTACGATGGCCGATCACTTGTGTCACAACATTTCAGCCACGCCACCTCACCACATCGACCTCTGATAAGAAGCCAGATCTGATAGTGGTAGGCAGCGGTATAGCCGGGCTCTCAGCAGCCATAACAGCAGTTGAGAAGGGTGCATCAGTGCTCGTCATCGAGCGGTTCCATGGAGGCGGCACTTCAGCGCTCTCAGGAGGCGTCGTTTACGCCGGCGGCGGAACACGGCAGCAGAAAGAGGCCGGCTTCGAGGACACGCCGGAGAACATGTTGGCGTATTTGCGACAGGAGGTTGGAAGCGCCGTCGACGAAGCAACTTTGAGGCGGTTCTGCGATCAGAGTGTCGAGAACCTCGAGTGGCTAGAAAAGCATGGGGCGCGGTTCGAGGCCTCCATGTGCCCTTACAAGACGAGTTATCCGACCAACAAGCACTACCTGTACTATTCAGGCTCGGAGAAAGCATATCCGTTCAACGAAAAGGCAACGCCAATACCGCGGGGACATCGCATGGTTCACCCGGGCTTTTCTGGCAGTGGCCTCGCCCAAGCGCTGCTCGACTCTGCGAAACGGTTGGGTATCCGCCTCTTACCTGCTACCAAGGTTGAAGAGGTCTTATTGAACGGAAATGGCTCTGTCCGCGGGGTCAAGTGTCGAACGATAAGACATAATTCGAGGCTTCAGAAGCACAAGAAGCTGACCCAGAGGGCGCTTCAGTACCAGCTCACTGTTCCTCCACTGGCAGCCATGCTTCACAAGCGAGCGAATGCTATCTTTGAGAGGGAATCGCGGATCGAGTCTATCGAGGCACCCTCAGTGGTCCTTGCAGCTGGCGGTTTCACATTCAATCCTGAGATGCGGCAAATGTACTTGCCGGAGTTCTCAGGCGTTGCTCCTCTGGGCACGCCGGCTGATGACGGAGCCGGAATTAAGCTCGGTATAGTGGCCGGCGGCTCGGTATCTCACATGAATCGTATGTCAGCGTGGCGCTTCCTCTATCCGCCAACAGCTCTCCTCGAGGGCGTAGTCGTTTCGCAGGAGGGGCAACGAATCGGAGCCGAGGACGTCTATGGCGCTCTACTAACCAAGAAAATGATCCTCAACCATGAGTCCCGGGGCTTCCTTATCTTAGACTCTGCCCAGTGGGCCAAGGCCAGAAAGCAGATCCGGGAGCAGACGGCGTCCTTCGTGAGACTGCAACGACTACACTGGCTCTACTGGGGCTACAAGCGAGCCAACTCGGTTCAAGATCTGGCACGCAAGTTTAACATCTCTGAGAAAGGTTTGGCGAGAACCGTGGAAGAATATAACAGGGCCATCGAACGCGCAGAGAGGGACCCGATGAACAAAATGCCAGATATCCGCTCACCTCTGTTGACGCCGCCTTTCTACGGTATCGACATCTCAGCCACGCCGAATATGGGGGTTCAGATGGTTCTTGGTCTTACCCTTGGTGGATTGAGGGTTGATGGAGAGACGGGGCTTGTCTTGAATGATAAAGGTGGCAAGATTGGCGGTCTCTACGCAGCTGGACGAACAGCTGTTGGTGTCTGCTCGGATGGGTATATCAGCGGCTTGTCTCTCGCAGGTGGTGTCTTTTCGGGAAGAAGAGCTGGTCGTCATGCTATCGGAAGATCTTGA
- a CDS encoding Epimerase domain-containing protein, with amino-acid sequence MTNNVTAIPQGSWVLVTAANGHTGSHIVIELLKRGFKVRGTVRNLESSQWLLDDEFVAPHAKRGDLELVVADTSVPNAFDHVVKGVSAVIHVAIISDLVADPNIAIPATVEAALTVCRSAAREPSVNRFIFTSTFWAATFPAPGISDTITNLDTWNELALKAAWAPPPYEADRIIPVYCASKVEAEKAVWKFVKDEKLPWVVNSVSPCVILGDIRVDKHLRSVPPQLFEQLYLGNTAALQTPALYYSHVTDVAVLHVAAALDPDVKGQRIQVLAGSFNWDNCLDILRKAYPDHKFVDNFQPENPSLNYKVDNDIALGLVKKWAGRDWISLETCVKETVQGIIDLKLKK; translated from the exons ATGACCAACAACGTCACCGCCATCCCCCAAGGCTCATGGGTTCTCGTAACCGCTGCCAACGGCCACACCGGTAGTCACATCGTGATAGAGCTCCTGAAGCGTGGATTCAAGGTCCGTGGAACTGTCCGCAACCTAGAATCTTCGCAATGGCTTCTGGACGATGAATTCGTTGCGCCACATGCCAAGCGAGGCGACCTCGAGCTCGTTGTTGCCGATACCAGTGTCCCCAACGCGTTTGACCATGTCGTCAAAGGCGTGTCAGCTGTGATTCacgtcgccatcatcagcgaCTTGGTGGCGGACCCCAACATCGCCATCCCTGCAACCGTCGAGGCTGCACTTACGGTCTGTCGCTCTGCAGCCCGCGAGCCATCAGTCAACCGTTTCATCTTTACATCTACCTTTTGGGCTGCCACATTCCCGGCCCCGGGCATTTCTGACACAATCACCAATCTCGACACCTGGAATGAGCTTGCACTTAAAGCTGCCTGGGCTCCTCCGCCTTATGAAGCTGACCGGATTATTCCCGTCTATTGCGCCTCCAaggttgaggctgagaaggcagTGTGGAAGTTTGTCAAGGATGAGAAACTTCCCTGGGTTGTCAACTCAGTCAGTCCTTGTGTGATTCTGGGAGACATCAGAGTCGACAAGCATCTTCGTTCTGTGCCGCCGCAGCTTTTTGAGCAGCTGTACTTGGGCAACACCGCAGCCTTGCAGACACCTGCAC TGTACTACTCGCACGTCACCGACGTTGCAGTCCTTCACGTCGCCGCTGCCCTAGACCCAGACGTCAAAGGCCAGCGGATCCAAGTACTCGCGGGATCGTTCAACTGGGACAACTGTCTTGACATCCTGCGCAAAGCCTACCCGGACCATAAGTTTGTTGACAACTTCCAACCCGAGAATCCTAGCTTGAACTACAAGGTCGATAATGACATTGCCCTTGGTTTGGTCAAGAAATGGGCAGGGCGCGACTGGATCAGCTTAGAGACGTGTGTGAAGGAGACGGTACAGGGCATCATCGACCTCAAGCTAAAGAAGTGA